CACCGCCAGGATGTTCAGCTCGAATTCCCGGGCGAAATAGGGAAAGGCCTCGTGAAAGGTGATGATATTCCTGTTTTCAACCTTTTTGAGCGCCAGATGCATTTTTTCCTTCAGCGCTTCCAGCTTGACCAGATAGCGCTGGACATTCTCCCGGTAATAGCCGATATATCCGGGATCGGCCCTCTCCAGACCGGCCTCGATATTGCGCACCTGCCAGATGGCCCCGGAGATGCTGGCAAATATATGGGGGTTGGCGTGGCCCTTTTCTTCGATCAACTCGATATCCTTGCTGGCATCTATCACTGACAGCTTGGTGTTCTGCCGGATCACATCGTCCAGAAATGACTCCATCCCGGCCCCGTTGATCACCAGAATATCAGCCCGGCTCAGGGTCTTCATGTCCTGGGGCGTCATCTGATAGTCATGCAGGCAGCCGGTGAAAGGCGGGGCCAGGTTGATCAGTTCGACCCCGGGAACATCCTTGACGATATTGGCGGTCATGATATACATGGGGTAGAAGGAGGCGACCACCGTCAGTCGGGCTGGCTCTTCCTTTTTTGAGCAGCCGGCCAGCAAAATCACCGCCGATGCCAGCGACAAAGTCCAGGTTTTCATTTTCCTCTCCTTGTTGTTAAAATCCTGCGGTGATGCCCGTGGTGATTGTGGTCTGGGGGCCGCGCTGATCATGAATTCGGATGCCCAGGTCCCAGTCAACCGGACCCAATCTAATCGAGCCGCCTATCAGACCGCTGTTCCCAATGACCCCAGTCCGGTCATCAAGCATCTCTCCGCCAAGCTCGGCGCAGATCCGGTATTTTTCGGCAAAGCTATATTCGGCCGCCAGGGAGGTCCCGATGCTGCCCCGGACCAGGGCTTCCCCGGATGAATTATAGCCCAGGTTATAGTGCAGGCCCAGATCTCCGTATTCCCGGCTGAAGATAAGATTGAGGCCGTATCCGGCTGAGCCGGTCTCGAAGCCGGCGCTTAAGGAGATATCCGGCAGTGTTTGATGTTCTTTCATAAGAGTCATTTTAAAGCCCACTTCCAGCGGCGACATCCCCCAGCCAACAGTGTTTCCGTCGGCATCCTGATCGGTGCTGTGGGAAAATCCCAGCCCGAGGTCCAGACGGTCGGTCAGGCCGTGTTTGATGGCGATACCCGGGGTCTGGCCGGTCCCCTCCGGGCGGTACTGACAGTGGTCGAATGACATTTCCGCTTCGGTTTTGCCCCTCTCCACCGTTCCGGCATCGTCGGTGTCCAGCGGCCGGGCGGCCTGCGCCCAGCCGGCAAACCAAACCAGCATGATCCCCAAAAACACCCTCAGCATCCCGGGACTCCTTGCCCTATTATAAATTAAAATCGTGCTACGTTTATAATAATTGTAGCACGAATGATAAAACCTGTCAAGATAAATTATTCTGCCGTCAGTGCAGCACCCGGCAGCTGGCCTGGGAAAGCAGGCACTGGCCCACCCCTTTCAGGGCGCCGATCCGTCCCTGGAGGTCCTCCAGTTTTTCCACCGGCCCCCTGACGATGATGGTCTCCATGCAGTGGTGGTGGTCCAGGTGGACATGCTGGGAGGCGATGATCTCGGCGTCGGCATCATGCTGCAGGGCCAGCAGTTTTTCCACCAGGTGCGGCCGGTGGTGGTCGTAGATTATCAGGATGGCCCCCACCATCTCCTGGCCCCTCTCGGCCGCCTGGGCCGCCAGCAGGTTCCGGATCATGTCCCGGATGGCCTCGGAGCGGTTGGTGTACCCCTTGCGCCGGATTAGTTTTTCGAATTTCCCGACCAGGCTCTCCTCCACCGAGACCCCGAAGCGCAGGATATTTTCCTTTTTCTGATTCATCGTCCTTTTTTGATCTCTTATATTTTCTTTTTGGTTTTCATATATCGGTCCCGTTCGCTGAAGATACAGCCGCAGTATTTCTGGCGGTAAAGTTCCAGTTCCCTGGCCCTGGCCCGGCCGTCATCCCAGCCTTTCC
The sequence above is drawn from the Candidatus Edwardsbacteria bacterium genome and encodes:
- a CDS encoding zinc ABC transporter substrate-binding protein, yielding MKTWTLSLASAVILLAGCSKKEEPARLTVVASFYPMYIMTANIVKDVPGVELINLAPPFTGCLHDYQMTPQDMKTLSRADILVINGAGMESFLDDVIRQNTKLSVIDASKDIELIEEKGHANPHIFASISGAIWQVRNIEAGLERADPGYIGYYRENVQRYLVKLEALKEKMHLALKKVENRNIITFHEAFPYFAREFELNILAVIEREPGSEPSAGDLAQTIELVRKNKVKAIFAEPQYPAKSAETIARETGAKMYSLDPAVTGPMEPEAYIIAMEKNLAVLKEALK
- the nikR gene encoding nickel-responsive transcriptional regulator NikR; amino-acid sequence: MNQKKENILRFGVSVEESLVGKFEKLIRRKGYTNRSEAIRDMIRNLLAAQAAERGQEMVGAILIIYDHHRPHLVEKLLALQHDADAEIIASQHVHLDHHHCMETIIVRGPVEKLEDLQGRIGALKGVGQCLLSQASCRVLH